The nucleotide sequence CCCTCTTACATTGGAAACGGTGGCATTTTCCCTTCTTTACCATATGGCTCATTTAAGGCCTCTAGTGTAAACCTCCCTGAATTTTTCAGTTCACCTCATTGCACATAATGGTAGACTTTCTACAACGATCGAAAGGCACACCATTTTTTAGTACTtagtaaaatatgtattttctaataaaatatatcattaaaatctttattttgtaaagCCTTAAACTGCTTATTATTCTGATTAGTTGCATTCTGCAATCAGTCGTTGCTATCGCTAGACATTTGCTGTTGCAGCGTAGGCAACCGCAGTTCGAAACTTTCATTACCCAATGGTGAGTGTGTGGATGAGTTTGATGAAGAACTATTTGAAGACGTAGTCCAAGCCTGACGACGCTGGCGCCGGTTGCGACGCGCCAAACTAACCATTGAACCAACCACGGGCGCGCCCATGGAGAGTGAGTTACGACGCGTTTCAGCCGAATGAGAAActgtgaaaaattattattaaacaattgacaaaaatattcaatgaGCTTCGACACACCAGAAGCTGGCCTTTGCAACTGATTCGAACCGCTTCTTTCAGATGCTGCACGCTGAGGCGCTGTGGCAGGCCTCCGCGTAGCTAAAGCCACAATTGGCAATGACGACGCATTCGATTCGGCGTGTGAAGAGTCGGAGTACAACTCGCTCGAAAGCGATGAAACCTCACCATCTGTTGAAGAGTTAACATTGGCAGATTCAATGACAATTGTGGCCTGCGTGACGTTCTCCTCTCCCAAAGTTGCGCCATCCAATAGCCGCAGCGTAGGAACGCTACGTTGCATTGTGGTGCGGTAGAGTGAGAGATTGACGACAGGATTACCCAGTAACTCTAATTCCCGCAAATTCGGACACAAGCCGAGAAAAGTAAGTAAACCCAAGTCACTGATACGATTATTCTGCGCGCTCAGATGCTGCAGTAAAGGCAGTTCGGTGAGCGGATCAACGCGCTGTATCATATTGCCATCGGCGATAAGTGTGCGCACAGCTGGCAGCCCACTTGTGCCATCGAAACTATTCAGTCCACAATTACTCACATTCAAATAATTCAAATGCATCAGACCATAGCCGACATCGCGCAACGAACAAAGTACACTACCGCTCAAGTCAAGATGCTGCAGCCGTGGCAAGAAGAGTGGCAAGCGCGCCAAACTGATGGAGTAGGAGATGACGCGCAGACGCACTATTTCTACATTATGCAAATCATTGCGTCCCGTGACACGGCGctgaaaatatgaaaagaaaatatgtaccataaatgaaaaaaaggggaaaaatatTTGCTCACAATTTGTGCTACTCACCAACAATTCATCCAATGAAGGTTCGGGCAGTTGTGGCGGCAAATTTATCGGCAACAGCTGTACCACCGGCACCACAGGCCAATGATTCTCCTCCTCTAGCGCGGCTATATCACGATCGAAATCGCTGAAGCGTGGCAGTGGGCGTACGCGTACAGGATGCGGACTAAGCACAGGCAAGCGACGTACATTGGCTGGTGTCTCAGGTGGTTGTACGCGTATCTCAACAGCGCCAGCCGGCAGTGGTTGCATCGGTTCGCCCACCGTCGGTACATCGTCAACTGCCTCGGCGGAATAGGAATTGTCGGGCGAAGATTCATCGTAACCAATAGGCGCCTCTAAATTGGGCATTTTTATGGATTAATCTGCGATAACCGGCGCGTAGCTGCATTTATGTGGCGCAGTTATTGTGAactgaaaaaatacaatttacaCGAATTATTGATCAAACTAGCAATAACACGAAAGTTGGCAAGGACAACTGAACAAATGAAATATGGGTagaagagaaataaaaataaaatgaatgaacTGTGGTGTTGGTAATAAATGGAGgacagaagaaaattaaaaggaaaagcatgaaaaacaaatttgtatattaatttcATGTGCTGAGATATTTTACTCGGAGTACCAGTACACAATTTTCTGAATTCAGTAGTTACTAAAAgtctcaaaatattctcctaaaTAGGTATTTCATTACATGAGTGAGTTCTGTGCTCAACAATGGAATGCacgattttcttattatttcattCACTTAGCATTCAATTTTGCCATTCTCAACTGGCTTATAAAAAAGCGGTTATACACCgcaggaaaaaattataagaccaactaaatttcttatatttttaataacagTTTAGGGCTAACAATTTAAATTAAGGATTAAGAAGAGTAAAATCTATTGAACGAAAAAAGTATAAGACCAATCTTATaactatatatttaaaatatgtatatataaattatatatacatttttttgacgtgataacgtcttataattcgatttagccggctgcacgcacgaaaaaatgtgtcgttaccttgctcattagtgttaccttgctcatttgtcgttaccttgcttatttgtagttaccttgctcatttgtcgttaccttgctcattgccgttaccttgaatgaactgcaagtgaaagtgcggaacgaacaaagcaaacgaacggcaacgttcgacatcttgctctctcctacttaagtgagcgtatatatgtatgtatatgcgcatatgtacatatataaattcacgtatttgtacttgcatatgccttcttattgattattattaatttgatttacttgaagaatttaaaataaaaccaagtttgttaataatacctgttgttttaatgttattattattaatttttttattatatatgaaggaaaaagtgtatggtaatatttaccatataccttataagatatgttgtatactaatatatgtatataaacatgcatatacatatacaatttcgcgcaattatcaaaaagaacaaatctatatgtaaagatgcatacaagtcatatggacatatcaaatatacgaatctattccgtatgcaaggaaatgtaagctaatgtgcttgaactgcaagcgagagcgcggaacgaacgacaaagagcacaatcggcccccgcgttcggcaacgttcgacatctggctctgtcctacttgagtgagcatatatatgtatgtatatgcgcatatgtaggtatataaattcacatacttgtatttgcatatgccttcttcctgtgtgcatggtaataacccatttctctgttgagaataggacgatgatagaaaaagtaggaaatgaaagggagtgtttcgagtgtaaagtgtcttgaaaaaggcaaatcgatgatggtgcctcttagtgttgttgacttattaacgtcggATGCACAATCggaattgaacatatctttcatgaatttgataaatgtttcgtaatttttcacgtttgtgtaaatgtaacttgacctattccattgcaattccatttacctccttctctatatccatacaaaatatctatcaaacaaataaaattaaaattttgttttgaaaattgcaaccattccatcaatattttcttatgacgttgtcacgttaaactatcgtcagtaaaccgactttacagacaacctctgttttttttggttcttaggcggccgccgtagccgaatgggttggagcgtgactaTTATTCAgaattcgcagagagaacgtaggttcgaatctcggtgaaacatcaaatttagaaaaaggcaggcaagggcaaaccttcgagtgtatttctgccatgaaaaagctcctcataaaaatatctgccgttcggagtcggcttgaaactgtaggtccctccatttgtggaacaacatcaagacgcacaccacaaataggagaagaatctctgccaaacaaccaaaaaacgtgtacgcgccaattatatacatatatatataccataccATTTACTATATTACAAAGAAGTACCTCGAAAGTCTTTTatgtcgaaggaaatgctcaacatcgtatgcaaaaaatattgtcaaaaatcaacgcaatttttgagcgGCCTCAAACTTACCAATGTTAAGCTAAAattgctataaaactgcgtacttataagttttctaaaacttctaattaaaaagtataaatttgtaaataatttatttttttaatatagcacttttttgaatttgttaatGTGTCTTTTGGAAAATTGTGAAGTTTtcggtaatttttatttatttgtatataaaatctTTGAATGAATAAATTCATACAGACTACAGGTATAATGATTACAATTAATTAATGATaattacaaagaaaaacaaCGAGTTGAGATACTTGACTAAAATGGCATACGGTTATGTAAAATCGGCTAGGGCTAATCGAAGCTCGCATAATGGATTTATCGTATTGAATTAAAGCCGAATAAGGCCAAGGCGGACCTGTCATGACACGAGGCTCCTGGGATGCAGGCCGTGTCATTCACGCCAATTACCGTGCATCCAATTAacttaataacaataatttgtATCTGTAGTGTGGCCAATGAAGacctaacaaacattttgtGTCCATCCAATTACgccgttttaaaataaaaattttttggctaCTACTTGGCTTCGAAAAATAATCTCTTCCGCAGTTGCAATGCAAAATTTCATGAACTGAGTTGTGAATTTCTCAAGTATTCACAATACATCCACAAATCAAGCCCGTCtgctactattttttattcacaaatGTGAAGAAACGGTTAGTCGTGAGAGATATGGGTCAATTGTTTATCGACTACACGAAGTTCAAAGTTCAAAGAGCAATCAaattaaaggaggttggccctTGGAGGCAATCTCTAAAGGGACATGGTATCATTTTTGGGCAGTTAGtaccgtatttctctgaacttcggacTGGTCTTTCTATTCTTGAGGATCGTGACAGGATAATACTTCCAAGTATGTAGGATTGGAACAAGTggaaaatctgtaccgaagCTTGTATCTCTGTCTTCACTAATGGCTCCAAAATGGAATCGatagtcggagcaggggttttctctaaattagcAAATTTGTCTATTTCCTCAAAATTACCGAATActggcagaagtctttgcgattctgtaggtatgcaaaatgcttaggcaaCATGGGGGCGaggaagatattaacattttttccgatactTAAACCGCCATCCAGGCTCTgtcgacgccatggtgcagaccCAAATTAGTCAACTCCTATAAAGAGGAGTGTCTTGAGTGTGAAGGTAACGTTCCTCTGATCTGTGTTCCAcaccataggaacatagaggggaaTGAACTTGCTGATGAGTTTACCAGGAAaggggtcgactgaattggtctcctACATGCTCAACGGTATCCCACTGACTGCTTTTAAAGGGAGATTTCAtcacttatttctcaggaaagcacacAAAAGATGAAGCTCCATATCTTCATGTGCTCCCTTCCCTTTAGTTCTAGTTCAATAGAAGAAGGGCGCAAAACGTACTGCGGGCTCCAtgctattcaatttccaagctcgTAGCTCTGTTTACCGATCATGGGACAATCGGCAtatacgcggaaaagctaggtttaccatttaaccccctaCACGGAAGCTATGAGgtcctttcagagaagaagtctgttgagcactttctctgtaaatgctcGGATTTGTCAACTAGACGATTAAGTTTACTGGGTGTTCCTATCTCCGAAAGCCTCGGGCAGTCCGCCAACcttaatcccatcaatcttcttcatAATATCAATAGCTCTGGTTGGCTGGAAGTCCCATAATGATATCTAAACggagctttagtgctacttgagggtGGTAGACTGGTAGTTCAGCCATTTAGCAACcttcacttattttattattttgcacatCTTGAGTAATCCTAGGCTTGGATTGAAGGCCATCGTAGaatggatatatatatatatatatatatatgaggtCCTATAACTCCTAGTTGGAGCATAGGGCTTCAACAACTCCGCTTCGCCTTCGCACACGGTTTTGTGCAAGGGCTCTCAGTTCGTTCCAGGCCTTATGTACGGACCTCATTTCCGCCTCCGTTGAGCGGCGCCAGGTGGTTCGTGGTCTGCCTGCACTCGTCCTGTCTGATCGGAGGGGTTCCATCACAGCGCCTGTTGGGCGATGTTGTCGTCACTCTTCCTCAGGGTGTAGCCGATCCATTGCCATTTGTTCTGCGGATTTCAGTCGTCACATCGGATTGATTAACCTTCCTCCGTAAATCGGTGTTAAATATAGTTCGAGGCCAGAAATTTCGCATTATGCGGTGCAAGCAGCGGTTGATGAACGTTTGGAGACGCCTTGTGAGTGTAGAATGGAAAGCGgtcgaaaaatcgaaaaaatgtttttgatttttattttatctgttGTTTTATGaatcgtttttttataatacatatatttgtaaggATTCATTTCTCCACCCTCGATTTTCGCTACTAAGTTTACCCACTCTCGCTTCGGGTAGGTTTGCTTCAATCCCACAAAAATGACCCCGAAACcgctatatattattttattgcatatatctAATGCGCACTAGAGTTCCTGCTCTCAACCCCCGTCCTCAATTTCTTTTCCGTTTTGGTGACTTCtagaacaattttttcataaaacattAACAATCACACATTTGTATTCGAAAGTATTTGGGTATCTGTATGTCAGGCgctatgttgttgttgacacATTTGCACAACTTTTACAACAGCCATTTAACTGCCTTTAGGCACTCAAGTATTCAGGCTTTTTATGACATGCTGAGTGTTCTTTTTTCCTTACAATAAATGCGGGCTTTAGCTGCATTTGCCTTTAGGGCGCAAAGACTGCTTGACTGACGTCAGcgttgtttgtgtgtgtgtgtgtgtgtatgtgtgtgtgtgtaagtgcgcGCTCTTCAATACACTGGTATGTAATTGTATTGTTTGCTTGTGTGACGTCACAACAAATGCGTGTGACCGAAGAGCGGTGTTAAGTATTTAGTTGGCACAACGCTTGGTTGGCTCATTGGCAAAGActagctggctggctggcttaAGAGATGGATAGTAGGAATTGCGAATTGCGTGACACAGCCACCGGGCAGCCGGCTGCGGCCAAGTGCAATAAATCTGTGGCGAAATTGGACGGCATCCAGTTTGTGTTGATGACATCaatagaatataaaaatttaactttgggTAGTTGGTGTTTGCTTCTATCACTGCGTGACTTCATAAACATAGAGTTTTATGAGTTTCAGTGAAATATCGCTAAGCATAAATAACAAGTAGTAAAGAAGAaggtatttgtatgtgtgtaagttcaTGAGTATTCACCAAGTATCTAACGCTCGCTTTGacctttttaaaagtttatatttatttgttttttttgtttcttagtgGGCGTCGCTGACATCTCCAAAGCCTGTCTAATTCCCTAAGCAAACTTTTCAGATTGTCtccttgtattttgttttttttggcccCCAAAAAAGCGTTGTCGTGTTGGCGTTGTTGACCTTTTGAAATGTCTCGAAAGCAATTAAATGCAGACTCGAGACTTTTTTGGTGCACAACGAAGCTGCTGCGCTACAGCCCAAACACCCGCACAGAAACCTGTGCCACCAACTCGCTGACAGTACTCCGCTAGCAGCGGTGGCGATGGCGGGTATACGCTAACACAGTTACAAATATTCGCTTATAAAATGCTGCATCAACCCACGTCTCTGCCAACCGCCACCTGCCAACTGCCATCATCACCACCAGCATCAGCATCagtgttgctattgttgtggcGCTACTCGGACTACTAGTGTCAGCGGCTGCATCATCGTTTGGCTGCTGAATCACCCATTCCATGCAGCATGCAGCTCAAAcactttttatcttttctttgcTTCAAGAAGGGGAAGTATCACAGTATTGGCATTGGTAGTGGTAGTGGCAGCTAAAGCTGCTGCGCCTGCCATGTCATTGCTATTGCTAAACTTTCTGCTGCCGGCTTTTCGCTGTTGTTGCAGATGCTGCCTGCTTCCCTGCTCCCCTGTCTGCCCTTCTGTTGTTGCTTGTGTTATTGCCAGAATGGTTGGTTATGCGCGTATACCTATTTGCAGTCatgttgtttttctttgtcGGGGATTTGTTGATTTATTATATCCTGAGCTTTTCCGATTGACGTCATCGTGCAAAAATGTGCGCTACATGCGCGTTGGTAGTGTGCTGGCGTCTTTCCTATTGCTTGTTGTAagtaaaagcataaaaaatagtGGCAGCAGCAAAAAACAGCGCATGCGCTTCGaccaaatatttcttaaagAAGCTTTGAGCGGCAGAGAAAAAGCTGGGCAATGGAAGAGACAATCAATTCTGAAAGAAAGAGTAAGTAAGCGCG is from Anastrepha ludens isolate Willacy chromosome 4, idAnaLude1.1, whole genome shotgun sequence and encodes:
- the LOC128860073 gene encoding dynein axonemal assembly factor 1 homolog; this translates as MPNLEAPIGYDESSPDNSYSAEAVDDVPTVGEPMQPLPAGAVEIRVQPPETPANVRRLPVLSPHPVRVRPLPRFSDFDRDIAALEEENHWPVVPVVQLLPINLPPQLPEPSLDELLRRVTGRNDLHNVEIVRLRVISYSISLARLPLFLPRLQHLDLSGSVLCSLRDVGYGLMHLNYLNVSNCGLNSFDGTSGLPAVRTLIADGNMIQRVDPLTELPLLQHLSAQNNRISDLGLLTFLGLCPNLRELELLGNPVVNLSLYRTTMQRSVPTLRLLDGATLGEENVTQATIVIESANVNSSTDGEVSSLSSELYSDSSHAESNASSLPIVALATRRPATAPQRAASERSGSNQLQRPASVSHSAETRRNSLSMGAPVVGSMVSLARRNRRQRRQAWTTSSNSSSSNSSTHSPLGNESFELRLPTLQQQMSSDSND